A single Phoenix dactylifera cultivar Barhee BC4 chromosome 1, palm_55x_up_171113_PBpolish2nd_filt_p, whole genome shotgun sequence DNA region contains:
- the LOC120111859 gene encoding DNA-directed RNA polymerases II, IV and V subunit 3-like gives MAERVSYQRLPKVRIRELKDDYVKFELRETDVSIANALRRVMLAEVPTLAIDLVEIEVNSSVLNDEFIAHRLGLIPLTSDDAMRMRFSRDCDSCDGDGQCDYCSVEFHLNVRCDSDQTLDVTSADLRSTLPNVCPVDVAHRVLASADPNSYDSSDQRGILIVKLRRGQELRLRAIARKGIGKDHAKWSPAATVTFLYEPQIHINEELMETLTLEEKRAWVESSPTRVFGIDPSTQQVVVVDPEAYTYDQEVIKKSEAMGKPGLVEIYPKEDGFIFTVESTGAIKASQLVINAIEVLRQKLDAVRLQEDDSDFGELSAHLHGGG, from the exons ATGGCGGAGCGGGTGTCGTACCAGCGGTTGCCGAAGGTGCGGATCCGGGAGCTGAAGGACGACTACGTGAAGTTCGAGCTGCGGGAGACGGACGTGAGCATCGCGAACGCGCTGCGGCGGGTGATGCTGGCGGAGGTGCCGACGCTGGCGATCGACCTGGTGGAGATCGAGGTGAACTCGTCGGTGCTCAACGACGAGTTCATCGCCCACCGTCTCGGCCTCATCCCCCTCACCTCCGACGACGCCATGCGCATGCGCTTCTCTCGCGACTGCGACTCCTGCGACGGCGACGGCCAGTGCGACTACTGCTCCGTCGAGTTCCACCTCAACGTCCGCTGCGACTCCGACCAGACCCTTGACGTCACCAGCGCCGACCTCCGCAGCACGCTCCCCAACGTCTGCCCCGTCGACGTCGCCCACCGCGTCCTCGCCTCCGCCGACCCCAACTCCTACGACTCCTCCGACCAAAG GGGCATACTTATCGTGAAGTTGCGGCGGGGGCAAGAATTGAGACTGCGAGCAATTGCCAGGAAGGGGATTGGGAAGGACCATGCGAAATGGTCACCTGCTGCAACTGTTACTTTTCTGTATGAACCTCAGATTCATATCAATGAAGAGTTGATGGAAACTCTGACACTCGAGGAAAAAAGAGCCTGGGTTGAGAGCAGTCCTACAAGAGTCTTTGGCATTGATCCGAGTACCCAACAG GTGGTGGTGGTTGATCCTGAGGCATACACCTATGACCAGGAAGTGATCAAGAAATCAGAGGCTATGGGGAAGCCTGGACTCGTTGAGATATATCCAAAAGAAGATGGCTTTATCTTCACTGTCGAATCAACAGGTGCCATCAAGGCTTCCCAATTGGTCATCAATGCTATAGAAGTCTTGAGGCAGAAGCTCGATGCAGTTCGTCTGCAAGAAGATGATTCTGATTTTGGTGAACTGAGCGCACACCTTCATGGCGGAGGCTAA